A stretch of the Salmo salar chromosome ssa20, Ssal_v3.1, whole genome shotgun sequence genome encodes the following:
- the LOC106580808 gene encoding myelin protein zero-like protein 3 isoform X2: MLVVVMSVCCQCQTVNEKITTKQVLCPVSGIIVSSPAEVHSVRGDAVTLTCTFTSTSRATSRMSVDWSYRPQTGGPPQAFFHFSSLVFPPRDGQFNGRVKWLGSPARGEASIQLLNASLSDNGTYTCSVRNPPDVHGFPTSQTVLTVTPEVLAVHFSDVAVLLAFILLPSAIITLALLGRMCCSPRDRSQAQGYQSPIEVTPGEETGFKQIHRKEKNMTCCHIYLLDSDYEDYYVHKERPPAQGETMAESQC, translated from the exons ATGCTTGTGGTTGTTATGTCTGTATGCTGCCAATGCCAGACTGTCAATGAAAAGATAACAACGAAacaag TGCTGTGCCCTGTGTCAGGCATAATAGTGAGCTCCCCTGCGGAGGTCCATTCTGTGAGGGGTGATGCCGTCACCCTGACTTGCACCTTCACCTCTACCAGCCGAGCCACCAGCCGTATGTCAGTGGACTGGTCCTACAGGCCCCAGACCGGAGGCCCTCCGCAGGCA TTCTTCCACTTCTCCTCTCTGGTGTTCCCTCCGCGGGACGGCCAGTTTAATGGGCGTGTGAAGTGGCTGGGCAGCCCGGCCCGGGGCGAGGCCTCCATCCAGCTCCTCAACGCCTCCCTCAGCGACAACGGCACCTACACCTGCTCCGTCAGGAACCCCCCCGACGTCCACGGATTCCCCACCTCACAGACCGTCCTCACCGTGACGCCCGAAG tgCTAGCAGTTCACTTCTCGGACGTGGCGGTGCTTTTAGCCTTCATCCTGCTTCCTTCCGCCATCATTACGCTGGCTCTGCTGGGTCGCATGTGCTGCTCTCCGAGGGACAGGAGCCAGGCCCAGGGTTACCAATCACCCATTGAGGTCACACCTGG AGAGGAGACTGGCTTCAAGCAGATCCACAGAAAGGAGAAAAACATGACATGCTGCCACATATATTTGCTG GATTCCGACTATGAGGATTACTACGTCCACAAAGAGAGGCCTCCGGCTCAGGGAGAGACCATGGCCGAGTCTCAGTGCTAG
- the LOC106580808 gene encoding myelin protein zero-like protein 3 isoform X3, producing the protein MVRQQHMSIRLNIVLLQYLMVCFVLCPVSGIIVSSPAEVHSVRGDAVTLTCTFTSTSRATSRMSVDWSYRPQTGGPPQAFFHFSSLVFPPRDGQFNGRVKWLGSPARGEASIQLLNASLSDNGTYTCSVRNPPDVHGFPTSQTVLTVTPEVLAVHFSDVAVLLAFILLPSAIITLALLGRMCCSPRDRSQAQGYQSPIEVTPGEETGFKQIHRKEKNMTCCHIYLLIYKNHNTALYLTDHSNYGSRYQR; encoded by the exons TGCTGTGCCCTGTGTCAGGCATAATAGTGAGCTCCCCTGCGGAGGTCCATTCTGTGAGGGGTGATGCCGTCACCCTGACTTGCACCTTCACCTCTACCAGCCGAGCCACCAGCCGTATGTCAGTGGACTGGTCCTACAGGCCCCAGACCGGAGGCCCTCCGCAGGCA TTCTTCCACTTCTCCTCTCTGGTGTTCCCTCCGCGGGACGGCCAGTTTAATGGGCGTGTGAAGTGGCTGGGCAGCCCGGCCCGGGGCGAGGCCTCCATCCAGCTCCTCAACGCCTCCCTCAGCGACAACGGCACCTACACCTGCTCCGTCAGGAACCCCCCCGACGTCCACGGATTCCCCACCTCACAGACCGTCCTCACCGTGACGCCCGAAG tgCTAGCAGTTCACTTCTCGGACGTGGCGGTGCTTTTAGCCTTCATCCTGCTTCCTTCCGCCATCATTACGCTGGCTCTGCTGGGTCGCATGTGCTGCTCTCCGAGGGACAGGAGCCAGGCCCAGGGTTACCAATCACCCATTGAGGTCACACCTGG AGAGGAGACTGGCTTCAAGCAGATCCACAGAAAGGAGAAAAACATGACATGCTGCCACATATATTTGCTG ATTTATAAGAATCATAACACAGCCCTCTATTTGACGGACCACTCCAACTATGGATCCAGATATCAAAGGTAA
- the LOC106580809 gene encoding neuromodulin has product MLCCIRRTKPVEKNEEADQEIKQDEKKPEDKAHKAATKIQASFRGHILRKKMKDGEEDEEASPAVPEEEAKEAADGEEEKKDVPTAAEQAAEEKAPPGIKEEETSQAKSPISEKPANSPAPVATSPVAAAAASPTAAPSEPSKEEAKAEPGDTKEKPKEVDSNEVPVSAQNPSTDCAEKSVEGGAAQEESKQADVPAATVSETAEKEEPHQTQDKKDGAEESQPAEAPAEADQEESKEDQAKV; this is encoded by the exons ATGCTGTGCTGCATAAGAAGAACAAAACCG GTTGAGAAGAATGAAGAGGCTGACCAGGAAATCAAGCAGGATGAGAAGAAACCAGAGGACAAAGCCCACAAGGCAGCCACCAAAATCCAGGCCAGCTTCCGTGGACACATACTCCGGAAAAaaatgaaagatggagaggaggatgaggaggccaGTCCAGCTGTCCCAGAGGAGGAGGCGAAGGAGGCGGCagatggagaagaggagaagaaggacGTCCCCACTGCGGCTGAGCAGGCTGCCGAGGAAAAAGCCCCCCCTGGGATTAAAGAGGAGGAGACGAGCCAAGCCAAAAGCCCCATCTCAGAAAAGCCAGCAAACTCTCCTGCCCCTGTCGCCACCTCTCCCGTAGCCGCAGCAGCAGCTTCTCCCACCGCGGCGCCTTCAGAGCCTTCCAAAGAGGAGGCCAAGGCGGAGCCTGGCGACACCAAGGAGAAGCCCAAAGAGGTGGACAGCAATGAGGTTCCGGTTTCTGCCCAAAACCCCTCCACTGATTGTGCTGAAAAGAGTGTGGAGGGTGGTGCTGCCCAGGAGGAGTCCAAACAAGCCGACGTGCCTGCTGCTACTGTCAGTGAGACGGCTGAAAAGGAGGAGCCTCACCAAACACAAGACAAAAAAG ATGGTGCCGAAGAATCCCAACCAGCTGAGGCTCCAGCAGAGGCAGACCAGGAGGAGTCCAAGGAGGACCAAGCGAAAGTTTAA
- the LOC106580808 gene encoding myelin protein zero-like protein 3 isoform X1 has translation MVRQQHMSIRLNIVLLQYLMVCFVLCPVSGIIVSSPAEVHSVRGDAVTLTCTFTSTSRATSRMSVDWSYRPQTGGPPQAFFHFSSLVFPPRDGQFNGRVKWLGSPARGEASIQLLNASLSDNGTYTCSVRNPPDVHGFPTSQTVLTVTPEVLAVHFSDVAVLLAFILLPSAIITLALLGRMCCSPRDRSQAQGYQSPIEVTPGEETGFKQIHRKEKNMTCCHIYLLDSDYEDYYVHKERPPAQGETMAESQC, from the exons TGCTGTGCCCTGTGTCAGGCATAATAGTGAGCTCCCCTGCGGAGGTCCATTCTGTGAGGGGTGATGCCGTCACCCTGACTTGCACCTTCACCTCTACCAGCCGAGCCACCAGCCGTATGTCAGTGGACTGGTCCTACAGGCCCCAGACCGGAGGCCCTCCGCAGGCA TTCTTCCACTTCTCCTCTCTGGTGTTCCCTCCGCGGGACGGCCAGTTTAATGGGCGTGTGAAGTGGCTGGGCAGCCCGGCCCGGGGCGAGGCCTCCATCCAGCTCCTCAACGCCTCCCTCAGCGACAACGGCACCTACACCTGCTCCGTCAGGAACCCCCCCGACGTCCACGGATTCCCCACCTCACAGACCGTCCTCACCGTGACGCCCGAAG tgCTAGCAGTTCACTTCTCGGACGTGGCGGTGCTTTTAGCCTTCATCCTGCTTCCTTCCGCCATCATTACGCTGGCTCTGCTGGGTCGCATGTGCTGCTCTCCGAGGGACAGGAGCCAGGCCCAGGGTTACCAATCACCCATTGAGGTCACACCTGG AGAGGAGACTGGCTTCAAGCAGATCCACAGAAAGGAGAAAAACATGACATGCTGCCACATATATTTGCTG GATTCCGACTATGAGGATTACTACGTCCACAAAGAGAGGCCTCCGGCTCAGGGAGAGACCATGGCCGAGTCTCAGTGCTAG